Proteins encoded by one window of Brevibacterium atlanticum:
- a CDS encoding Nramp family divalent metal transporter: MSANSNDAASTVSSDNSTAKGPRRRGILGSLREFGPGIIAVLAMMGAGDLVTASVSGSNYGYNLMWLLAASLLIRFVIVNIMGRYQVLNIKNQTIIEGYRDVARWYPWAIGIAALISGHLLNGYMVRGAGEALAKIFTIGDPFLWSCILVVASIFVIGKNVYKTIESIMKLLLAMMTVVFLGLAIYSVPDIGEIVRGTVGFGIPDNTGAIGVFAVALSLIGAVAGSMANFLYPYYVRDKGWRGVGFKKLQRNDILFGISSAIVISLSIWVVGAEILRPNGIEVTNLDDISQALSIHLGTVGGVIFYLGAFGILYSSVVGFANGFPKIIVDCLHIIRPARRERYGDHFEDDPTFKWFSLFILISPIIWAFPGMPGFVTMAVFVTGLQAVVVPLVAIGLLILANKKSNFGEHKANLFENIILVLTTLLTIWVTVQVVIGWF, translated from the coding sequence ATGAGTGCGAATAGCAACGACGCTGCCAGCACAGTCAGCTCAGACAACTCGACCGCAAAGGGACCGAGACGACGCGGAATCCTTGGAAGCCTACGCGAATTCGGGCCCGGTATCATCGCCGTTCTCGCCATGATGGGCGCCGGAGATCTGGTCACCGCCTCGGTGTCGGGGTCGAACTACGGATACAACCTCATGTGGCTGCTCGCAGCCTCTCTGCTCATACGATTCGTCATCGTCAACATCATGGGCCGCTACCAGGTCCTCAACATCAAGAATCAGACGATCATCGAAGGCTACCGCGATGTCGCCCGGTGGTATCCATGGGCGATCGGAATCGCCGCCCTCATCAGCGGACACCTGCTCAATGGTTACATGGTCCGCGGAGCCGGCGAAGCACTGGCAAAGATCTTCACCATCGGAGATCCGTTCCTCTGGTCATGCATCCTCGTGGTGGCAAGCATCTTCGTCATCGGCAAGAACGTCTACAAGACGATCGAAAGCATCATGAAACTGCTGCTGGCCATGATGACTGTCGTCTTCCTCGGCCTCGCGATCTACAGCGTCCCCGACATCGGCGAAATCGTCCGCGGCACGGTCGGATTCGGCATTCCGGATAACACGGGAGCGATCGGCGTCTTCGCCGTCGCGCTTTCCCTTATCGGTGCAGTTGCCGGTTCGATGGCGAACTTCCTTTACCCCTACTATGTCCGCGACAAGGGATGGCGCGGCGTCGGTTTCAAGAAGCTGCAGCGCAACGACATTCTCTTCGGCATCTCCTCGGCGATCGTCATCAGCCTCTCGATCTGGGTTGTCGGCGCCGAGATTCTTCGCCCGAACGGTATCGAGGTGACTAACCTCGACGACATCTCGCAGGCACTGTCGATCCACCTCGGTACGGTCGGTGGAGTAATCTTCTATCTCGGTGCGTTCGGAATCCTCTACAGCAGCGTCGTCGGATTCGCCAACGGATTCCCGAAGATCATCGTCGACTGCCTCCACATCATTCGACCTGCTCGCAGGGAACGCTACGGCGATCACTTCGAAGACGATCCGACATTCAAATGGTTCAGTCTCTTCATCCTCATCTCGCCGATCATCTGGGCTTTCCCCGGCATGCCCGGGTTCGTCACCATGGCGGTCTTCGTCACCGGGCTCCAGGCGGTGGTCGTCCCGCTCGTCGCGATCGGTCTGCTCATCCTGGCGAACAAGAAGAGTAACTTCGGGGAGCACAAAGCGAACCTCTTCGAGAACATCATCCTCGTGCTCACCACTCTGCTGACGATCTGGGTGACCGTTCAGGTCGTCATCGGCTGGTTCTAG
- a CDS encoding glucarate dehydratase family protein translates to MTAQNSTRIVDISLTPVAFADPPLLNAVGVHEPFAIRTIIEIVTDSGLYGLGETYGDEAHQKRLQLAADALIGTDIFDINHAREAVDAELAADTTAGGHGMSGMITDSSTLDRVFSPFEVAMLDVQGKILGLPVSDLLGGRVRDRVDFSGYLFYKWAGHPGSPDDRWGEALTPDGIVRQAEKMVDEYGFSALKLKGGVFPPDDEAAAIEALAARFPDVPLRIDPNAAWTVDTSIRIAERLDSTLEYLEDPTPGIVGMAKVRAAANMPLATNMCVVAFAQLPEAVAAGSIDVILSDHHFWGGLRRSTMLAGVAETFGMSLSMHSNSHLGISLAAMLHLAGATKNIDYACDTHWPWKNPEDDVIVGDPFHFEGGSLKVPIRPGLGVELDRERLATLHQRYLDCGIRNRDDTGYMQKFDPDYQAVAPRW, encoded by the coding sequence ATGACTGCCCAGAACAGCACCCGCATCGTCGACATCTCTCTCACGCCGGTCGCCTTTGCCGATCCACCGCTGCTCAACGCCGTGGGAGTGCACGAGCCTTTCGCCATCCGCACGATCATCGAGATCGTCACCGACTCGGGACTCTACGGACTGGGCGAAACCTACGGCGATGAGGCGCATCAGAAGCGCCTTCAGCTTGCCGCAGATGCGCTCATCGGCACCGATATCTTCGACATCAACCATGCACGCGAAGCAGTCGATGCCGAGTTAGCGGCCGACACCACCGCCGGCGGACACGGGATGAGTGGGATGATCACCGACTCGTCGACACTCGACCGGGTGTTCTCCCCGTTTGAGGTCGCGATGCTCGACGTGCAGGGGAAGATTCTCGGGCTCCCAGTCTCGGACCTCCTCGGCGGTCGCGTCCGTGACCGTGTCGACTTCAGCGGCTATCTCTTCTATAAGTGGGCAGGGCACCCCGGTTCGCCCGATGACAGGTGGGGTGAGGCACTGACGCCCGACGGCATCGTCAGACAAGCCGAGAAGATGGTCGACGAATACGGCTTCTCAGCTCTCAAGCTCAAAGGCGGCGTCTTCCCTCCCGACGACGAGGCCGCCGCCATTGAGGCCCTGGCCGCGCGATTCCCCGATGTCCCTCTGCGCATCGACCCGAACGCCGCATGGACCGTCGACACGTCGATCCGGATCGCGGAACGCCTGGATTCCACGCTTGAGTACCTCGAAGACCCGACCCCGGGGATCGTCGGTATGGCAAAGGTCCGCGCGGCGGCCAACATGCCGCTGGCGACGAACATGTGCGTCGTCGCGTTCGCACAGCTGCCCGAGGCGGTGGCTGCGGGCAGCATCGACGTCATCCTCTCTGACCACCATTTCTGGGGCGGACTGCGCCGGTCCACTATGTTGGCGGGCGTCGCCGAGACTTTCGGAATGTCACTGTCCATGCACTCGAACTCCCACCTGGGAATCAGTCTCGCAGCGATGCTCCATCTGGCAGGGGCGACGAAGAACATCGATTACGCGTGCGATACGCACTGGCCGTGGAAGAACCCCGAAGACGATGTCATCGTCGGCGACCCGTTCCACTTCGAAGGCGGCAGCCTCAAGGTGCCCATTCGCCCAGGACTCGGAGTCGAGCTGGATCGCGAACGTCTCGCGACCCTGCACCAGCGCTACCTCGACTGCGGAATCCGAAACCGCGATGACACCGGGTACATGCAGAAATTCGACCCCGACTACCAGGCCGTGGCACCTCGCTGGTGA
- a CDS encoding L-talarate/galactarate dehydratase, with amino-acid sequence MAYTPDAIKTITLSSIRLPLEVPISDAKVFTGRQKPMTEVAMLFAEITTTEGHAGVGFSYSKRGGGPAQYAHAKEIAEAAVGEDPNDIAKLYTKLLWAGASVGRSGLATQALAAIDIALYDLKAKRADLPLAKFLGSHRDSVRTYNTSGGFLNASIEEVKDRASKSLEDGIGGIKIKVGLPDSAEDLRRVSAVRDHIGDAPLMVDANQQWDRATALRMGRILDELNLVWIEEPLDAYDVEGHARLTRTLDTPIATGEMLSSVAEHKDLIDARACDIVQPDAPRVGGITQFMRLLTLADEAALDIAPHFAMEIHLHLAACYPRETWVEHFDWLDPLFNERLETKNGRMIVPDRPGLGITLSDQARAWTTDTVTFG; translated from the coding sequence ATGGCGTACACCCCCGACGCGATCAAGACCATCACACTGTCATCGATTCGATTGCCGTTGGAGGTGCCGATCTCTGATGCGAAGGTCTTCACGGGCCGACAGAAGCCGATGACCGAGGTGGCAATGCTCTTCGCCGAGATCACCACGACCGAAGGTCACGCGGGGGTCGGGTTCAGCTACTCGAAGCGCGGCGGAGGTCCTGCTCAGTACGCACATGCGAAGGAGATCGCCGAGGCGGCCGTCGGCGAGGATCCCAATGACATCGCGAAACTCTACACCAAACTGCTGTGGGCGGGCGCTTCAGTCGGACGGTCCGGTCTGGCCACTCAGGCGCTGGCCGCCATCGACATCGCACTCTACGACCTCAAAGCGAAGCGAGCAGACCTGCCTTTGGCAAAGTTCCTCGGCAGCCACCGTGATTCGGTGCGCACGTACAACACCTCCGGCGGCTTCCTCAACGCTTCGATCGAGGAAGTCAAGGACCGCGCGTCGAAGTCTCTGGAGGACGGCATCGGCGGTATCAAGATCAAGGTCGGCCTGCCCGACAGCGCCGAGGATCTTCGCCGGGTCTCTGCTGTCCGTGACCACATCGGCGATGCACCGCTGATGGTCGATGCGAACCAGCAGTGGGACCGGGCGACCGCCCTGCGAATGGGGCGCATCCTCGACGAGCTCAACCTGGTCTGGATCGAAGAGCCCCTCGACGCTTACGACGTCGAGGGCCATGCCCGTCTGACACGGACCCTCGACACTCCGATCGCCACCGGCGAGATGCTCAGTTCGGTCGCGGAGCACAAGGATCTCATCGACGCCCGCGCCTGCGACATCGTCCAGCCCGACGCTCCCCGAGTCGGCGGCATCACCCAGTTCATGCGGCTGCTCACCCTTGCCGATGAGGCCGCCCTCGACATCGCTCCTCACTTCGCCATGGAGATCCACCTGCACTTGGCCGCCTGCTACCCGCGGGAGACGTGGGTCGAGCACTTCGACTGGCTCGATCCGCTGTTCAACGAACGCCTCGAGACGAAGAACGGACGCATGATCGTTCCCGACCGTCCCGGCCTGGGCATCACGCTCAGCGACCAGGCACGCGCCTGGACCACCGACACCGTGACATTCGGGTGA
- a CDS encoding 5-dehydro-4-deoxyglucarate dehydratase, which translates to MAHFSPQDLADHLKNGLLSFPATAFNADLSVNEGGYRRHIEWQSSYDVAGLFAAGGTGEGFSLSPDEAARVVELAVASSRPEVPVLASASGPTVQAVRNVRDAEAAGAEGVLVLPPYLTECDQDGLYRHVSAICEATSIGVIVYNRANAIYSAETVARLADNHSNFIGFKDAIGDIEHLTKVYAKNGDRLFYLGGLPTAETFALPLLQLGMSTYSSAMFNFVPEFALDFYADVRAQNREAVTERLNRFVLPYLDIRDRGKGYGVSIVKGGLKAIGRDAGPVRPPLHDLSEKDVADLADLISTANIQPQTDVKIGA; encoded by the coding sequence ATGGCCCATTTCTCTCCTCAGGACCTGGCAGATCATCTGAAGAACGGATTGCTCTCGTTCCCCGCGACAGCTTTCAACGCCGACCTCAGCGTCAATGAAGGAGGCTACCGGCGTCACATCGAATGGCAGTCCAGTTATGACGTCGCAGGACTCTTCGCCGCCGGCGGAACCGGTGAAGGCTTCAGCCTCAGCCCCGACGAAGCTGCCCGCGTCGTCGAACTCGCCGTCGCCTCGTCTCGTCCCGAGGTACCGGTCCTCGCGTCGGCGAGCGGCCCGACAGTCCAGGCCGTACGCAATGTCCGCGATGCCGAAGCCGCCGGTGCCGAGGGTGTCCTCGTTCTCCCTCCTTACCTCACTGAATGCGATCAGGACGGCCTCTACCGGCACGTCTCCGCCATCTGCGAGGCCACGAGCATCGGCGTCATCGTCTACAACCGGGCCAACGCCATCTACTCGGCCGAGACCGTGGCGCGCCTGGCCGACAACCACTCGAACTTCATCGGCTTCAAGGACGCTATCGGTGACATCGAGCACCTGACGAAGGTGTACGCGAAGAACGGCGACCGCCTCTTCTACCTCGGCGGACTGCCCACAGCGGAGACGTTCGCTCTGCCGCTGCTGCAGCTGGGCATGAGCACATACTCCTCAGCGATGTTCAACTTCGTGCCTGAGTTCGCGCTCGACTTCTACGCCGACGTCCGCGCCCAGAACCGCGAGGCCGTGACTGAGCGACTCAATCGCTTCGTCCTGCCCTACCTCGACATCCGCGACCGCGGAAAGGGCTACGGCGTCTCCATCGTCAAAGGCGGACTCAAGGCCATCGGCCGCGACGCAGGCCCCGTGCGCCCGCCGCTGCACGACCTCAGCGAGAAAGATGTCGCCGACCTCGCCGACCTCATCTCGACCGCGAACATCCAGCCCCAGACCGACGTGAAGATCGGAGCCTGA
- a CDS encoding aldehyde dehydrogenase (NADP(+)), with product MTALTGLSLIAGNPVTGNGATTNAIDPSTGETLTPDYTFLDETQVEQAVDAAKRAFATYRATTPEERAAFLETIAANIEAVREPLVERAMAETGLPSARLNGEVGRTVGQLRLFAEVVRTGNFHGSSIDPAQPDRTPLPRLDIRQRRVPVGPVVVFGASNFPLAFSVAGGDTASALAAGCPVIVKAHNAHPGTGEIVGQAITDAVASNGLNPGVFSLVFGSGASVGQQLVADSRIAAVGFTGSRSGGLALQATAQARKVPAPVYAEMSSINPVILLDGALGGDGARGLAEQFITSLTGSSGQLCTAPGLVLVPNGSAGDAFAEAVGELISQQTGQTMLTPSIAEAFDRGVAELAAQDDVSTLGTGTAGAGANAPAPVVFTASSASLRENDALSEEIFGAASLIVRYTDADDLIATLAGIEGQLTSTIHATEADIAVAGQLLPVLEDLCGRILFNGWPTGVEVGHAMVHGGPFPATSAPATTSVGTLAIDRFLRPVSYQAVPAALLPEPIADDNPWSVVQTIDGVVTTPAEASTLSGAGASAS from the coding sequence ATGACCGCACTCACTGGACTCTCGCTCATCGCCGGAAACCCGGTCACCGGCAATGGTGCCACGACGAACGCCATCGATCCGAGCACCGGGGAGACTCTGACACCGGACTACACTTTCCTCGACGAGACTCAGGTCGAGCAGGCCGTGGATGCCGCGAAGCGGGCCTTCGCCACCTACCGCGCGACCACCCCGGAAGAGCGCGCTGCCTTCCTCGAGACGATCGCCGCGAACATCGAGGCCGTTCGTGAACCGCTCGTCGAGCGCGCCATGGCTGAGACCGGGTTGCCCTCGGCTCGCCTCAACGGAGAAGTCGGTCGCACCGTCGGGCAGCTGCGACTGTTCGCCGAGGTGGTCCGGACCGGGAACTTCCACGGTTCCAGCATCGACCCGGCTCAACCCGACCGCACCCCGCTGCCGCGTCTCGACATCCGACAGCGCCGCGTCCCTGTCGGGCCGGTTGTCGTCTTCGGTGCCAGCAACTTCCCCCTAGCGTTCTCCGTGGCCGGTGGCGACACCGCCTCGGCGCTCGCAGCGGGCTGTCCCGTCATCGTCAAGGCCCACAACGCCCACCCCGGAACCGGGGAGATCGTCGGGCAAGCCATCACCGACGCGGTCGCCTCCAACGGACTCAACCCAGGAGTGTTCTCCCTCGTCTTCGGCTCCGGTGCCTCCGTCGGACAGCAGCTCGTCGCAGACTCGCGGATCGCTGCGGTCGGGTTCACCGGTTCCCGTTCCGGAGGCCTGGCCCTGCAGGCCACCGCCCAAGCCCGGAAGGTGCCCGCCCCCGTCTACGCCGAGATGAGCTCGATCAACCCGGTGATTCTCCTCGACGGTGCCCTGGGCGGAGACGGCGCACGTGGTCTCGCCGAGCAGTTCATCACCTCTCTGACCGGCTCGAGCGGTCAGCTGTGCACCGCTCCCGGCCTGGTCTTGGTGCCGAACGGCAGCGCCGGTGACGCCTTCGCCGAGGCGGTTGGCGAGCTCATCAGCCAGCAGACCGGGCAGACCATGCTCACCCCTTCCATCGCCGAGGCGTTCGACCGTGGCGTGGCCGAGCTCGCCGCGCAGGATGACGTATCGACCTTGGGGACAGGGACGGCCGGCGCGGGAGCCAATGCCCCGGCCCCGGTCGTCTTCACTGCATCGTCCGCATCTCTGCGGGAGAACGACGCACTGAGCGAGGAGATCTTCGGAGCCGCCTCGTTGATCGTCCGCTATACCGATGCCGACGATCTCATTGCCACCCTCGCCGGGATCGAAGGACAGCTCACGTCGACGATCCATGCCACCGAGGCCGACATCGCGGTGGCGGGACAGCTGTTGCCCGTCCTCGAAGATCTGTGCGGTCGGATCCTTTTCAACGGCTGGCCCACCGGGGTCGAGGTCGGACATGCCATGGTCCATGGCGGACCGTTCCCGGCAACCTCGGCGCCGGCGACCACATCGGTGGGGACCCTCGCCATCGACCGCTTCCTCCGTCCGGTCAGCTACCAGGCGGTGCCTGCTGCGCTGCTGCCGGAACCCATCGCTGATGACAATCCCTGGTCGGTCGTGCAGACGATCGACGGTGTGGTGACGACTCCGGCGGAGGCCTCGACTCTCAGCGGAGCAGGCGCCAGCGCATCATGA
- a CDS encoding enolase C-terminal domain-like protein: MTHTAVTTPTIESVRVVPVAGRDSMLLNLSGAHGPYFTRNIVLITDSAGRTGLGEVPGGENIKAAIEDVGRDITGRRVAQVNRIVSELHQRFAAVDAGGRGNQTFDLRVGVHATAAIESGLLDLHGQFLGLPVADLLAAGQQRDSVPMLGYLFYVGDPDATDLDYLREPEASGWDRLRREEALTPEAIVALAEAASAKYGFKDFKLKGGVLAGDREVETVTALAEAFPDARITLDPNGGWLLEEAIEYGKAMNGVVAYAEDPVGAEGRFSGRETMAEFRRATGLRTATNMIATDWREMAHAIRMNAVDIPLADPHFWTMSGSHRVSQMCHDFGLTWGSHSNNHFDISLAMFTHVGAAAPGEITALDTHWIWQDGQELTTDPLKIVGGEIAVPQAPGLGVTIDEDKLAAAHELYVEHGLGSRDDAVAMQYLVPGWSFDAKKPCLLR, translated from the coding sequence ATGACCCATACAGCGGTGACCACGCCGACGATCGAATCCGTGCGCGTCGTACCCGTGGCCGGTCGCGATTCGATGCTGCTCAATCTGTCGGGCGCTCACGGCCCGTACTTCACTCGCAACATCGTCCTCATCACCGACAGTGCCGGCCGGACCGGCCTCGGTGAAGTGCCCGGCGGTGAGAACATCAAGGCGGCCATCGAAGACGTCGGGCGGGATATCACCGGTCGTCGCGTCGCCCAGGTCAATCGCATCGTGTCCGAACTGCACCAGCGGTTCGCGGCCGTCGATGCCGGTGGGCGGGGCAACCAGACCTTCGACCTGCGCGTCGGTGTCCATGCGACTGCCGCGATCGAGTCGGGTCTGCTCGACCTGCACGGTCAGTTCCTCGGGCTGCCCGTCGCCGATCTGCTTGCGGCTGGTCAGCAGCGCGACTCTGTGCCGATGCTCGGGTACCTCTTCTATGTCGGCGATCCCGATGCCACGGATCTTGACTACCTGCGGGAACCGGAAGCCTCCGGGTGGGACCGGCTGCGTCGGGAGGAGGCGTTGACTCCGGAGGCGATCGTCGCTCTCGCCGAGGCTGCGTCGGCCAAATACGGGTTCAAGGACTTCAAGCTCAAGGGCGGCGTGCTCGCCGGGGACCGAGAAGTCGAAACCGTCACGGCGCTCGCCGAGGCGTTCCCGGACGCGAGGATCACGCTCGACCCGAATGGCGGATGGCTGCTCGAGGAGGCGATCGAATATGGCAAGGCGATGAACGGAGTCGTCGCCTATGCCGAGGATCCCGTCGGTGCCGAAGGCAGATTCTCCGGTCGCGAGACGATGGCCGAATTCCGTCGGGCGACGGGTTTGCGGACAGCGACGAACATGATCGCCACGGACTGGCGAGAGATGGCGCATGCCATCCGGATGAACGCCGTCGACATTCCGCTGGCCGACCCGCATTTCTGGACGATGTCCGGTTCGCATCGCGTCTCGCAGATGTGTCACGACTTCGGCCTGACCTGGGGTTCGCACTCGAACAACCACTTCGACATCTCCCTGGCGATGTTCACCCACGTCGGAGCCGCAGCCCCCGGTGAGATCACCGCGCTCGACACCCACTGGATCTGGCAGGACGGACAGGAGCTGACGACCGATCCGCTGAAGATCGTCGGCGGTGAGATCGCCGTGCCGCAGGCCCCGGGTCTCGGCGTGACGATCGATGAGGACAAGCTGGCAGCAGCGCACGAACTCTACGTCGAGCACGGCCTGGGTTCGCGCGATGACGCGGTGGCCATGCAGTACCTGGTCCCGGGCTGGTCCTTCGACGCGAAGAAACCCTGCCTCCTCCGCTGA
- a CDS encoding zinc-binding dehydrogenase, with product MTSPDPAAASPDGNDRRPQAQVWTGGSDFEVREFAPPTLGPGESLIRLTAATVCGSDRHTVSGRRPGACPSVLGHEGVGIVEETRGDVPVGTRVVFSVTSVCGDCRSCRRGLSAKCTSVRKVGHEAVESGWPLSGTYASHIHLPAGVAIVPVPDTLPDGVAATAGCAVATVMAMCEAAGDLRGRRVFVNGIGMLGLAAVGAALSRGAAEVVAADPHPDRRRLAERAGAATIEPGEQVSEIDVALELSGAESGVRACLDAVGIGGTTVLAGSVTPGPEVAIDPEQIVRGWRTITGVHNFEPHHLAEAVDYLAADGTGLPWEDILAGPIPLADLPDEFADPSEGLRTVVTITP from the coding sequence ATGACGTCACCCGATCCTGCAGCCGCCTCCCCGGACGGAAACGACCGGCGGCCCCAGGCGCAGGTGTGGACCGGCGGCTCGGACTTCGAAGTCCGCGAGTTCGCACCACCGACGCTGGGCCCCGGGGAGAGCCTCATCCGGCTCACCGCCGCGACGGTGTGCGGTTCGGATCGGCACACGGTCAGCGGGCGGCGCCCGGGGGCGTGCCCCTCGGTGCTCGGACACGAGGGCGTCGGCATCGTTGAGGAGACCCGCGGGGATGTTCCCGTGGGCACGCGTGTGGTCTTCTCGGTCACCTCGGTGTGTGGGGACTGCCGGAGCTGCCGACGGGGACTGAGCGCGAAATGCACCTCGGTGCGCAAGGTCGGCCACGAGGCGGTCGAGTCCGGGTGGCCGCTGTCGGGCACGTATGCCAGTCACATCCACCTGCCCGCCGGCGTCGCGATCGTGCCCGTGCCCGATACCCTGCCCGACGGTGTGGCAGCGACTGCCGGATGCGCGGTGGCCACGGTCATGGCGATGTGTGAAGCCGCCGGTGACCTGCGTGGACGCAGGGTCTTCGTCAACGGGATCGGGATGCTCGGACTCGCCGCAGTGGGGGCCGCGCTTTCACGCGGAGCCGCCGAGGTGGTCGCGGCCGACCCGCATCCTGACCGTCGCCGCCTGGCCGAGCGGGCGGGTGCAGCGACGATCGAGCCGGGAGAGCAGGTGAGCGAGATCGATGTCGCACTCGAACTCTCCGGCGCCGAGTCGGGGGTGCGGGCGTGCCTGGATGCCGTGGGCATCGGGGGAACGACGGTGCTCGCGGGCAGTGTGACCCCGGGTCCGGAGGTCGCGATCGATCCCGAGCAGATCGTGCGCGGGTGGCGGACGATCACCGGCGTGCACAACTTCGAACCGCACCACCTGGCCGAGGCCGTGGACTACCTCGCCGCCGATGGGACCGGGCTGCCGTGGGAGGACATTCTCGCGGGACCGATCCCACTGGCCGACCTGCCGGACGAATTCGCCGACCCGAGCGAGGGCCTGCGCACAGTAGTCACCATCACCCCTTAG
- a CDS encoding phosphonatase-like hydrolase, whose translation MTELAVFDMAGTTIDERDEVYRVLREATEREGADYSDEVFQKWMGTEKHWAIENLLRLGGIEVTEEVHERAWQWFRAELRETYTQNPPRPLPGIEEALATLRAGGIKVGLTTGFSREIADLIFTTMGWVQGETFDVSVTGDEVPAGRPAPDLINAVMEALGVTDRAEVVSVGDTSADVESALNAEVTAVGVLTGHLSREDFAAEGAHLVLDSVADLPAVLADRDSAVAAR comes from the coding sequence ATGACCGAACTCGCCGTCTTCGACATGGCCGGAACCACCATCGACGAACGTGACGAGGTCTACCGCGTGCTGCGCGAGGCCACCGAGCGGGAAGGCGCTGACTACTCCGATGAGGTCTTCCAGAAATGGATGGGCACGGAGAAGCACTGGGCGATCGAGAATCTGCTCCGCCTCGGCGGGATCGAGGTCACCGAGGAGGTCCACGAACGCGCCTGGCAGTGGTTCCGCGCAGAACTCCGCGAGACCTACACGCAGAATCCGCCGCGCCCGCTGCCCGGCATCGAAGAGGCCCTGGCGACACTGCGCGCAGGCGGGATCAAGGTGGGTCTGACCACGGGGTTCTCCCGTGAGATCGCCGACCTCATCTTCACCACCATGGGATGGGTCCAGGGGGAGACATTCGACGTCTCGGTCACCGGGGACGAAGTGCCCGCCGGGCGCCCGGCACCGGACCTCATCAACGCGGTGATGGAAGCCCTCGGGGTCACCGACCGCGCGGAGGTCGTCAGCGTCGGAGACACCTCGGCGGATGTGGAATCGGCACTCAACGCCGAGGTCACGGCCGTCGGCGTCCTCACCGGGCACCTCAGCCGGGAGGACTTCGCCGCCGAGGGCGCACACCTCGTCCTCGACTCCGTGGCGGACCTGCCGGCCGTCCTCGCCGACCGCGACTCCGCGGTGGCCGCGAGGTGA